The following coding sequences are from one Patagioenas fasciata isolate bPatFas1 chromosome 23, bPatFas1.hap1, whole genome shotgun sequence window:
- the LOC136111088 gene encoding F-box only protein 2-like, which produces MESLPEAVLIRILASIPAVDLVLACRLVCCQWKNLIDGAALWILKCQQEGLTGAESQENAENWQNFYFLSKKRKNLIKNPCGEEDLQHWGEVENGGDGWKIEDLPGDFGKEFPGEEVHKYFVTSYEWCRKAQVIDLRAEGYWEELMDTTQPKIVVKDWYAGRSDAGCLYELCVKLLSENEDVLAEYKSETITIPQDNDASWTEISHTFSDYGPGVRFVRFEHGGQDTLFWKGWYGVRVTNSSVTVEP; this is translated from the exons ATGGAGTCCCTCCCTGAAGCAGTCCTGATCAGAATCCTGGCCTCCATACCTGCGGTGGATTTGGTGCTGGCGTGTCGCCTGGTCTGCTGCCAGTGGAAGAACCTGATCGATGGAGCTGCGCTTTGGATCCTGAAgtgtcagcaggaaggcctcACCGGAGCAGAGTCACAGGAGAATGCAGAGAACTGGCAAAATTTCTACTTCCTGAGCAAGAAAAGGAAGAATCTCATCAAGAACCCCTGTGGTGAAG AAGACCTGCAGCACTGGGGAGAGGTAGAGAACGGAGGTGATGGCTGGAAAATTGAAGATCTCCCGGGGGACTTCGGAAAAGAATTCCCTGGTGAAGAAGTCCATAAATACTTTGTTACATCTTATGA GTGGTGTCGAAAGGCTCAGGTCATTGACCTTAGGGCTGAGGGCTACTGGGAAGAGCTGATGGATACAACACAGCCTAAAATTGTGGTAAAAGACTG GTACGCAGGGCGCAGCGATGCCGGCTGCCTCTACGAGCTCTGTGTGAAGCTGCTCTCAGAGAATGAGGATGTTCTGGCCGAGTACAAAAGTGAGACTATCACCATCCCCCAGGACAATGATGCCAGCTGGACTGAG ATCTCCCACACTTTTTCTGACTACGGGCCTGGGGTCCGCTTTGTCCGCTTCGAACACGGTGGCCAGGACACGCTGTTCTGGAAGGGCTGGTATGGTGTACGTGTTACCAACAGCAGCGTGACAGTGGAGCCGTAG
- the FBXO6 gene encoding F-box only protein 6 — MTTICDLPEDVLVELLSLLPARELLRSCRLVCSQWRDVVDLTTLWKRKCQREGFYAQNLDRSVTDWKIFYMLSNLKRNLIKNPSAQDNFRHWKLDKNEGDKWKIEVLPGPHGTGMPDPKVEKYFVTSYGPCFKSQLITLQKEGYWNQLMDEKRPEIVVKDWYAARFDCGCRYELTVRLLSEDYIVLQEFHPKPVVIEQWSDATWREISYTFQNYPAGVRHIWFQHGGQDTQFWAGWYGIRVTNSSITIGPLTML, encoded by the exons ATGACAACCATTTGCGACCTCCCCGAGGATGTGCTGGTGGAGCTGCTGTCGCTGCTCCCCGCCCGggagctgctccgctcctgcAGGCTGGTCTGCTCGCAGTGGCGGGACGTGGTGGACCTGACCACCCTGTGGAAACGCAAGTGCCAGCGGGAGGGGTTTTACGCGCAGAACTTGGACAGGAGCGTCACTGACTGGAAGATCTTCTACATGCTCTCCAACTTGAAGAGAAACTTGATCAAAAACCCCTCTGCTCAAG ACAACTTTCGGCACTGGAAACTTGATAAAAATGAAGGAGATAAATGGAAGATTGAAGTTCTGCCTGGACCTCATGGAACAGGGATGCCGGACCCCAAAGTAGAGAAGTACTTTGTCACTTCATATGG GCCATGCTTCAAGTCTCAACTCATTACCCtgcagaaagaaggatattggaATCAGTTGATGGATGAGAAACGGCCTGAAATTGTAGTCAAGGACTG GTACGCTGCCAGATTTGACTGTGGGTGTCGCTACGAACTCACCGTGCGGCTGCTTTCTGAAGACTACATTGTGCTTCAGGAGTTCCACCCCAAGCCAGTGGTTATCGAGCAGTGGAGCGATGCGACGTGGAGAGAG ATTTCTTACACCTTCCAGAATTACCCAGCTGGAGTTCGGCACATCTGGTTTCAGCACGGAGGCCAAGACACCCAATTCTGGGCAGGGTGGTACGGGATCCGAGTGACAAACAGCAGCATCACCATTGGGCCCCTGACAATGTTATGA